In Bacillus sp. SB49, a single window of DNA contains:
- the mdh gene encoding malate dehydrogenase: MAIRRNKISVIGAGFTGATTALMLAQKELGDVVIVDIPDMEDPTKGKALDMLEASPVQGFDADITGTSNYEDTKGSDLVIITAGIARKPGMSRDDLVSTNAKIMKSVTKEIVAHSPDCFIVVLTNPVDAMTYSVFQEAGFPKNRVIGQSGVLDTARFRTFVAEELNVSIKDITGFVLGGHGDDMVPMIRYSFAGGIPLEKLISKERLDAIVERTRKGGGEIVGLLGNGSAYYAPAASLVQMAEAILKDQRRILPSIAYLEGEYGYDGIYLGVPTILGGNGIEEILELELTDEEKQQLDKSADSVKSVLNVLE; the protein is encoded by the coding sequence ATGGCCATTCGTAGAAATAAAATATCTGTGATAGGTGCGGGATTCACCGGCGCGACGACAGCCTTGATGCTCGCGCAGAAAGAACTGGGTGATGTCGTCATCGTGGATATCCCCGATATGGAAGATCCGACGAAAGGAAAAGCGTTGGATATGCTGGAAGCCAGTCCGGTTCAGGGGTTTGATGCCGACATTACGGGTACCTCCAATTATGAGGACACGAAAGGTTCTGACCTTGTTATCATCACCGCAGGAATTGCCCGCAAACCGGGCATGAGTCGTGATGATCTTGTCAGCACGAATGCCAAGATAATGAAAAGCGTCACTAAGGAAATCGTGGCGCATTCCCCGGATTGCTTTATCGTCGTTTTGACCAATCCGGTCGATGCTATGACTTATTCCGTCTTTCAGGAAGCAGGATTTCCTAAGAACCGGGTCATTGGTCAGTCGGGTGTGCTGGATACTGCCCGTTTCCGTACATTCGTAGCGGAAGAGCTGAACGTGTCCATCAAGGACATTACCGGCTTTGTCCTTGGGGGTCATGGGGATGATATGGTCCCGATGATTCGATATTCTTTCGCCGGAGGTATTCCGCTTGAAAAATTGATTTCGAAAGAGCGCTTGGATGCCATCGTTGAACGGACGCGCAAAGGCGGGGGAGAAATCGTCGGCCTGCTCGGAAACGGCAGTGCCTATTATGCTCCAGCCGCATCCTTGGTGCAAATGGCAGAAGCTATCTTGAAAGATCAGCGAAGAATTCTTCCGTCCATTGCTTACCTTGAAGGAGAGTATGGATACGACGGTATCTACCTTGGTGTTCCTACTATCCTTGGAGGAAATGGGATTGAGGAAATTCTTGAACTTGAACTGACGGATGAGGAAAAGCAGCAGCTTGATAAATCTGCGGATTCTGTTAAAAGTGTGCTGAATGTATTAGAATAA
- a CDS encoding MaoC/PaaZ C-terminal domain-containing protein, with amino-acid sequence MLGKKRKLGKKLQDLKVGERYNAAFTIEDRDLLIYLGLTDDANPLYVQHDYASQTPFKQPIVPAVMLFGMVSSIVSMHLPGPGSHILSHSIEYPKPVYHYADVRFQLEITEIDKRSEAITLHVNGYDKDGEEVVKGSLVVRPPSEPHSMNATSLENFY; translated from the coding sequence ATGCTTGGTAAAAAGAGAAAGCTTGGAAAGAAACTTCAGGATCTAAAAGTAGGGGAGCGCTACAATGCCGCCTTTACTATCGAAGACCGTGATTTGTTGATATACCTCGGCTTGACCGACGACGCCAACCCTTTATATGTTCAGCACGATTATGCCTCACAAACACCGTTCAAACAACCGATTGTACCTGCTGTGATGCTGTTTGGTATGGTATCGTCGATTGTTTCCATGCACCTTCCCGGGCCTGGAAGCCACATTCTTAGTCACTCCATCGAATATCCGAAACCGGTCTACCATTATGCGGATGTACGCTTCCAATTAGAAATTACGGAAATCGACAAACGCAGCGAAGCGATAACGCTTCACGTGAATGGATACGATAAGGACGGGGAGGAAGTCGTCAAAGGTTCGCTTGTCGTCCGCCCCCCTTCTGAACCACATTCTATGAATGCCACGTCTTTAGAAAATTTTTATTGA
- a CDS encoding response regulator transcription factor, whose protein sequence is MEQKILIVDDEESIVTLLKYNIEQAGYVTEVAYSGTEALEKASNTAFDFIVLDIMLPGMDGMEVCKQLRQKQVQTPILMLTAKDDEFDKVLGLELGADDYLTKPFSPREVVARIKAILRRMDRDTPTQVYDEIKVGSLSIYPEQYEATMNGEALTCTPKEFELLLHLAKNLGRVLSRDQLLRSVWNYDFAGDTRIVDVHVSHLREKIEPDTKKPVYIKTIRGLGYKMEEPK, encoded by the coding sequence TTGGAACAAAAAATATTGATAGTGGATGATGAAGAATCGATTGTGACTTTATTGAAATATAACATAGAGCAGGCCGGTTATGTGACGGAGGTTGCTTACTCCGGTACCGAAGCTTTGGAAAAAGCATCGAATACGGCGTTCGACTTTATTGTTCTGGATATCATGCTGCCGGGTATGGATGGGATGGAAGTTTGCAAGCAGCTGAGGCAAAAGCAGGTACAAACACCAATCCTTATGCTGACGGCCAAAGATGATGAGTTTGATAAAGTCCTGGGACTGGAACTCGGGGCGGATGATTACTTGACGAAACCATTCAGTCCGCGGGAAGTAGTTGCCCGAATAAAAGCAATTTTAAGAAGGATGGACAGGGATACACCAACCCAGGTATATGATGAAATAAAGGTAGGCAGCTTATCAATCTACCCTGAACAATACGAAGCGACTATGAACGGGGAAGCATTGACGTGTACACCTAAAGAATTTGAACTACTTCTGCACCTGGCTAAGAATCTGGGCAGAGTTTTGTCGAGAGATCAGCTGTTACGTTCTGTTTGGAATTACGATTTTGCGGGAGATACACGGATCGTTGATGTCCATGTGAGTCATCTGAGAGAGAAAATTGAGCCGGATACGAAAAAGCCGGTCTATATTAAAACCATCCGTGGGCTCGGCTATAAAATGGAGGAACCGAAGTAA
- the hflC gene encoding protease modulator HflC has translation MTDDIFDEKKTKNRDIRKYVKAGVALLVIIFLLLTGISSVVIAKEGEYKVVRQFGDIVKIHETPGLKFKVPFVQEVSTLSKKKMVYDVEEKEITTLDKKRMIIDNYAVWSIEDPERMIANARTVIGAEARMGEFIFSIVRSELGKMDFSEIINEEESSRGVLNDEITSKVNEYLARDNYGIVVDDVRIKRSDLPESNEAAVFNQMITDREKIAQQYLSEGEADKSRIRAEVDREVQEMLSTARANAEKIRSEGEQQAAAVYNESFSKDPEFYRLYRTLESYETTIDGETTIILPQDSPYTDLLQGYIE, from the coding sequence TTGACGGACGATATATTTGACGAAAAGAAAACGAAGAATAGAGATATAAGGAAATACGTGAAGGCGGGGGTTGCTCTGCTTGTCATCATCTTTCTTCTCTTAACAGGAATAAGCTCTGTTGTTATTGCGAAGGAAGGGGAGTACAAAGTAGTCCGGCAATTTGGTGATATTGTGAAGATCCATGAAACACCCGGACTCAAATTCAAGGTTCCTTTCGTTCAGGAAGTATCGACATTGTCAAAGAAGAAGATGGTGTACGACGTAGAAGAGAAAGAGATTACCACATTGGATAAAAAGCGTATGATCATCGACAATTACGCCGTTTGGAGCATTGAAGATCCGGAGAGAATGATTGCCAATGCCAGGACGGTAATCGGTGCGGAAGCAAGAATGGGTGAGTTCATCTTCTCCATTGTCCGCTCGGAGCTTGGAAAGATGGACTTTTCGGAAATTATTAACGAAGAAGAGAGTTCCCGAGGTGTGCTCAATGATGAAATTACATCGAAAGTAAATGAATATCTGGCTCGTGATAACTATGGAATTGTCGTGGACGACGTCCGGATTAAACGGTCGGACCTTCCTGAATCGAATGAAGCAGCTGTCTTCAACCAAATGATTACGGACAGAGAAAAGATAGCGCAACAGTATTTATCGGAGGGGGAAGCGGATAAGAGCAGAATCAGGGCGGAAGTCGACAGGGAAGTACAGGAGATGTTGTCGACAGCCAGAGCAAACGCAGAGAAAATCCGTTCGGAAGGAGAGCAGCAGGCAGCGGCTGTTTACAATGAATCTTTCTCCAAAGACCCTGAGTTTTACCGACTCTACCGAACCCTTGAATCCTATGAAACGACAATTGATGGAGAAACGACGATTATTCTCCCTCAGGATTCTCCTTATACCGATCTCTTGCAGGGTTATATCGAATAA
- the pnpS gene encoding two-component system histidine kinase PnpS, producing the protein MSSSTRPLLTYAILIVIVMIGLGVLLAQLTRGYFVNILEDRVEVESRYFVTYLESFTENSEVSRDELEEFSSQLDTGIVFLDESEEIIIDTVDAVDSISNAEKEKILSAVPSNGEISNSGRLIGDVFFYPTTIEVSNLEGTLVLLSPVDSLSSITRNIWLLISCTMFLGLLVIFIIGFNVFGKYVRPIRAATTAAKKLAKGDYRARTYEGYFGEAGELSQAINILARNLQEVNQTKGMQENQLEAVINHMGNGLVLIDEKGYILLQNRAFLETFGGEKQQYVGYLYHDAIPYTAIHETVQRVYMFEETVRETFVLPVNISRKHLEVTGAPILSEDQKWKGVVLVFHDITDLKQLEQTRKDFVANVSHELKTPITSIRGFSETLLDGAMKDEQMLEQFLRIILKESGRLQSLIQDLLDLSKLEREDFHLNIEQVDVGRLFQDLGPIVEQHAGRKGNILSMDWKDGVLIEGDSSRLKQVFMNLITNAVNYTPEGGRVALSVEEQEESVTVIISDTGVGIPESEISRIFERFYRVDKARSRNSGGTGLGLAIVKHIIEAHRGNIRVESAVDEGTTFYVEIPKKFTEN; encoded by the coding sequence ATGTCCTCCAGTACTCGTCCGCTTTTGACGTATGCGATTTTAATTGTCATCGTCATGATCGGTTTAGGCGTGTTGCTGGCTCAGTTGACCAGGGGATACTTCGTCAATATTCTGGAAGACAGGGTGGAAGTGGAGAGCCGCTATTTTGTAACGTATTTGGAGAGCTTTACAGAAAATAGTGAGGTATCTCGGGATGAGTTGGAAGAATTCAGTTCACAATTAGACACCGGCATCGTCTTTCTGGATGAGTCAGAGGAGATTATTATCGATACCGTTGACGCCGTAGACTCTATTTCCAATGCGGAGAAGGAAAAGATCCTTTCAGCTGTTCCTTCAAATGGAGAAATAAGCAACAGCGGTCGTCTGATAGGGGATGTTTTCTTCTACCCTACTACTATTGAAGTAAGCAACTTGGAAGGCACACTCGTGCTGCTTTCACCAGTCGATTCATTATCAAGCATTACACGGAATATATGGCTCCTGATCAGCTGTACGATGTTTCTCGGCCTCTTGGTCATCTTTATCATAGGATTTAATGTGTTTGGTAAGTATGTTCGGCCGATAAGGGCGGCCACTACTGCTGCGAAAAAGCTGGCTAAAGGGGATTACCGGGCTCGAACATATGAAGGTTACTTCGGTGAAGCGGGAGAACTTAGTCAGGCAATCAATATCCTTGCCCGCAATCTTCAAGAAGTGAACCAGACGAAAGGCATGCAGGAAAATCAGCTGGAGGCTGTTATCAATCACATGGGGAACGGCTTAGTGCTGATAGACGAAAAAGGCTATATTCTTTTGCAGAATCGTGCGTTCCTTGAAACTTTCGGTGGTGAAAAACAGCAATATGTAGGCTACCTGTACCATGATGCGATCCCATATACGGCGATACATGAAACGGTGCAGCGTGTATATATGTTTGAAGAAACCGTGAGAGAGACCTTCGTTCTTCCGGTTAACATAAGCAGAAAGCACTTGGAGGTTACCGGTGCACCAATTTTGAGTGAGGACCAGAAATGGAAGGGTGTTGTTCTTGTCTTCCATGATATAACAGACTTAAAGCAGTTAGAACAGACAAGGAAGGACTTCGTAGCCAATGTCTCTCATGAACTGAAAACTCCGATTACATCCATTCGTGGATTTTCGGAGACCCTTTTAGATGGAGCGATGAAAGATGAGCAGATGCTGGAGCAGTTTTTGAGGATTATCCTGAAGGAAAGTGGCCGGCTGCAGTCCTTGATCCAAGACTTATTGGACCTTTCTAAGCTCGAACGGGAAGACTTTCACTTGAATATTGAACAGGTAGATGTCGGTCGGCTGTTCCAGGACTTAGGTCCGATTGTCGAACAGCATGCTGGAAGAAAAGGGAACATTTTATCTATGGATTGGAAAGACGGAGTTCTCATCGAAGGTGATTCAAGCCGGCTTAAGCAAGTATTTATGAATCTGATCACCAATGCTGTCAACTACACACCAGAAGGCGGCCGGGTAGCACTTTCCGTGGAGGAGCAGGAGGAATCCGTCACCGTAATTATATCGGACACGGGTGTGGGAATTCCTGAGTCGGAAATATCACGGATTTTCGAAAGGTTTTACCGGGTGGATAAAGCAAGAAGCAGAAATTCCGGTGGAACCGGTCTCGGGCTTGCCATTGTGAAGCATATTATTGAAGCTCATCGTGGAAATATCCGCGTGGAAAGTGCTGTCGATGAAGGAACGACTTTTTATGTAGAAATACCGAAGAAGTTTACGGAAAATTAA
- the hflK gene encoding FtsH protease activity modulator HflK, producing MSVKQFYTWVGLGLAGCLLILVLITTWYTVDESEQAVVLTFGKAEEGVSEPGLHFKMPWPIQEVEKLSKETFSLDFGFNDGEEADKVTMITGDDMIVQADLVVQWKITEPTGYLFASEDPEQVLFNATSSSLRGVIGSSQIDEALTSGKAEIENQVRENLVSLMDQYDVGISIIDVRLQEVDLPNEEVREAFTKVTDAREQKQSKVNEAEKYANQMREEALGEKDAIIQRAEGDKVERIQNANGAVSRFEALLSEYESHENITKDRLVMETLESVLPDANVYIMNDDGDTMKYLPIQQQPVLDGSVQQEKKQEQSPEADQSEEEGAS from the coding sequence ATGAGTGTGAAGCAGTTCTATACATGGGTTGGTCTCGGACTGGCCGGATGTCTATTAATTCTTGTACTTATTACTACGTGGTACACGGTGGATGAGTCGGAGCAGGCGGTCGTTTTAACCTTCGGTAAGGCGGAAGAAGGGGTCAGCGAACCAGGACTTCATTTCAAGATGCCGTGGCCGATACAAGAGGTCGAAAAATTATCGAAGGAAACGTTCAGTCTGGACTTCGGTTTTAATGATGGAGAAGAGGCAGATAAAGTTACGATGATTACAGGGGATGACATGATCGTACAGGCAGACCTTGTCGTTCAATGGAAGATTACCGAGCCCACTGGGTACTTATTCGCGTCCGAAGATCCGGAACAGGTACTTTTCAATGCCACCTCTTCTTCGTTAAGAGGGGTAATCGGAAGCAGCCAAATTGATGAGGCGCTTACTTCCGGGAAAGCCGAGATTGAGAACCAAGTGCGTGAAAATCTCGTTTCCTTGATGGATCAATACGATGTCGGCATCTCGATCATTGATGTCCGTCTGCAGGAGGTGGATCTGCCGAATGAAGAAGTGAGAGAAGCTTTCACGAAAGTTACAGATGCCAGAGAACAAAAACAAAGCAAAGTCAACGAAGCGGAGAAGTATGCCAATCAGATGAGAGAGGAAGCGCTCGGGGAGAAAGATGCAATTATTCAACGTGCCGAAGGGGATAAGGTAGAACGAATCCAAAATGCAAACGGGGCCGTTTCCAGGTTCGAGGCTTTATTATCGGAGTATGAAAGTCACGAAAATATCACCAAAGACCGGCTGGTCATGGAGACGTTGGAAAGTGTATTACCGGACGCAAACGTATATATTATGAACGACGATGGGGATACCATGAAGTATTTGCCGATACAGCAACAACCGGTCCTTGATGGGTCTGTCCAACAGGAGAAAAAGCAGGAGCAAAGTCCGGAAGCGGATCAGTCTGAAGAGGAGGGTGCATCTTGA
- the polA gene encoding DNA polymerase I, with translation MAEKVILIDGNSIAYRAFFALPLLNNDKGVYTNAVYGFTTMLLKILEEDKPDHLLVAFDAGKTTFRHATYKEYKGGRQKTPPELSEQFPVLKELLETFGVHSYQLQNYEADDIIGTLATEAGEKGMDVQVISGDKDLLQLVNEQITVRLTKKGITNVDTYTPSFLLDKMEVRPDQIIDLKALMGDSSDNIPGVPGVGEKTAVKLLKQFETLENLYENIDQVSGKKLKEKLEDNKEEAFMSKQLVTIERQAPIEVGLKDIAYEGYPSQAVSNFFKDLGFQSLLSRIQGEEGESEAKTELPDIEVEVIEELKEEMFTGREALVVEMLYENYHTAPIEAIAIVNEEKKYVLTLEQAVKSPVFKKWAEDDTREKWVFDAKRTLVAMLRYGIELKGITFDLLLASYLINPSENNHDIPAVAHRLGEAEVNYDEEVYGKGAKLKRPDEDRTFYEHISRKASALYHMKSKMEDQLVQNEQFNLYNDLEMPLALILGRMEHRGVRVDVGRLEEMGEELEARLNKVEEEIYELAGEPFNLNSPKQLGPILFEKLELPVIKKTKTGYSTSADVLEQLEDKHPIITKILLNRQLRKLKSTYIEGLLKVVHKDTHKIHTRFNQALTQTGRLSSTDPNLQNIPIRLEEGRKIRQAFIPSEEGWVMFASDYSQIELRVLAHIAQDEKLIEAFRGGEDIHTQTASEVFGVAPEEVTSNMRRQAKAVNFGIVYGISDYGLSQSLGITRKEAQAFIDKYFESYPGVKSYMDESVREAKDTGYVKTFMNRRRYLPDIKSRNFNKRGFAERTAMNTPIQGSAADIIKKAMVDLEKRLVEEKLEAKVLLQVHDELIIEAPKEEIEKLQDLVASVMESTVELDVPLKVDSSYGDTWYDAK, from the coding sequence ATGGCTGAGAAGGTCATTTTAATTGATGGAAATAGTATAGCTTACCGGGCATTCTTCGCTCTCCCTTTACTGAATAATGATAAGGGAGTTTATACGAACGCTGTCTATGGTTTTACGACGATGCTGCTAAAAATACTGGAAGAAGATAAACCGGATCATTTACTTGTTGCATTTGATGCAGGGAAGACCACTTTCCGCCATGCTACGTATAAAGAATACAAGGGCGGCCGTCAGAAGACACCGCCGGAGCTCTCGGAACAGTTTCCTGTACTGAAAGAACTGCTCGAGACATTCGGGGTTCACAGTTACCAGCTGCAAAATTATGAGGCGGATGATATCATCGGTACGCTTGCCACAGAAGCCGGCGAGAAGGGAATGGATGTCCAAGTCATTTCCGGGGACAAAGACCTGCTGCAATTGGTCAACGAACAGATTACGGTCCGTCTTACGAAGAAGGGGATTACAAATGTCGATACATATACGCCTTCTTTCCTTCTGGACAAAATGGAGGTCAGACCGGATCAGATCATTGATTTAAAAGCGCTTATGGGAGACAGCTCTGATAATATCCCCGGAGTACCGGGTGTCGGTGAAAAAACAGCGGTCAAGTTGTTGAAGCAGTTTGAAACGCTCGAGAACCTGTATGAGAACATAGATCAGGTGAGCGGGAAGAAGCTGAAAGAAAAATTGGAGGACAATAAGGAAGAAGCTTTCATGAGTAAGCAGCTTGTGACGATTGAGAGACAAGCGCCGATTGAAGTGGGTCTTAAGGATATTGCGTATGAGGGATATCCCTCCCAAGCAGTCAGTAACTTCTTTAAAGACCTTGGATTTCAATCCCTGCTCTCCCGCATTCAAGGGGAAGAAGGAGAATCCGAAGCGAAGACGGAACTTCCCGATATAGAAGTGGAAGTGATAGAAGAGCTGAAAGAAGAAATGTTTACGGGCAGGGAAGCGCTTGTGGTGGAAATGCTTTACGAGAATTATCACACGGCTCCCATAGAGGCCATTGCTATAGTTAATGAGGAGAAGAAATATGTCCTAACTCTCGAGCAGGCGGTTAAATCCCCGGTCTTCAAAAAATGGGCTGAGGATGACACACGGGAGAAATGGGTGTTCGATGCCAAGAGAACGCTTGTAGCGATGCTTCGGTATGGAATTGAATTGAAAGGAATTACCTTCGATTTACTTTTAGCTTCTTATTTGATCAATCCTTCTGAGAACAATCACGACATCCCGGCTGTCGCACACAGACTTGGGGAGGCGGAAGTGAACTATGATGAAGAAGTGTACGGAAAGGGTGCGAAGCTGAAGCGTCCGGATGAAGATCGTACGTTCTACGAACATATCAGCAGGAAAGCATCTGCCCTATACCATATGAAGAGTAAAATGGAGGATCAGCTCGTCCAAAATGAACAGTTTAACCTCTACAATGATTTGGAAATGCCGCTTGCGCTGATCCTTGGCAGAATGGAACACAGAGGTGTCCGTGTGGATGTTGGTCGTTTGGAAGAGATGGGAGAAGAACTGGAGGCACGCTTAAACAAGGTGGAGGAAGAAATTTATGAACTTGCCGGTGAGCCGTTTAACCTCAATTCGCCTAAACAGCTCGGCCCTATTCTGTTCGAAAAGCTCGAACTTCCCGTCATTAAGAAAACGAAAACGGGGTATTCCACTTCGGCGGATGTATTGGAGCAGTTGGAAGACAAGCATCCAATCATTACGAAAATATTGTTAAATCGTCAATTAAGGAAGTTGAAATCGACCTATATCGAAGGCCTTCTGAAGGTTGTTCACAAGGATACACACAAAATTCATACCCGCTTTAATCAAGCTCTCACACAAACAGGTCGGTTGAGCTCGACGGATCCAAACCTTCAGAACATTCCAATCCGCCTGGAAGAAGGACGGAAAATCCGTCAGGCCTTCATCCCTTCAGAAGAAGGATGGGTGATGTTCGCAAGTGACTATTCCCAAATTGAACTGCGTGTTCTTGCTCATATTGCCCAGGACGAAAAGTTGATTGAGGCGTTCCGTGGAGGCGAGGATATTCATACACAAACGGCTAGTGAAGTGTTTGGAGTTGCGCCGGAAGAAGTTACGAGTAATATGAGGAGACAGGCGAAAGCGGTCAATTTCGGAATCGTTTATGGAATCAGTGATTACGGCTTGTCTCAGAGCCTTGGCATCACGAGGAAGGAAGCTCAGGCGTTTATTGATAAATATTTCGAATCCTATCCAGGCGTCAAATCCTATATGGATGAATCGGTTCGTGAGGCTAAGGATACCGGGTACGTGAAGACGTTCATGAACCGGAGACGTTACCTTCCTGACATTAAGAGTCGTAACTTCAATAAACGCGGGTTTGCCGAGCGGACTGCTATGAACACCCCGATCCAGGGGAGCGCAGCCGATATCATCAAGAAGGCGATGGTCGATTTGGAAAAACGCCTCGTGGAAGAAAAACTGGAGGCGAAAGTGTTATTACAGGTACATGATGAATTGATCATTGAAGCACCGAAAGAAGAAATTGAGAAACTGCAGGATTTAGTAGCCTCCGTCATGGAAAGCACCGTGGAACTGGATGTACCTTTGAAGGTGGATTCCTCTTACGGAGATACTTGGTACGATGCAAAGTAA